The genomic window AGAAGCCGTATGGCATCAGACGTCTCGCCGTTGTGTGATGACGACGGCCAGGGCCAGCACGATCACGATGTAGCCGCAGAAGACGCCGAGTCCCGTCCACGGCGGAAGACCGTCGCTGTCCGGGCTCACGTCCAGCAGCTGGCCGGCGGCGTTGCTCAGGAAGTACGTCGAGACCGTCCGGCCCCACTCGCCCGGCAGGGCGCTGGTGAGCTGCGGGGCGATGAACAGTCCGGTCACGGCAAGGGTGATGCCGGTCGCGGTACTGCGTACGAGCGCCCCGAGCGCGAAGGCGAACAGTCCGCTCGCGGTGAGCAGCAGTCCGGCGCCGAAGACGGCCCTCGCCACGCCGGGATCGCCCAGCGAGGGTGCGGCGCGCCGCTGTCCGCCCAGATCGCCCGGCCGAGGAAGAACGAGGAGAACGCGAAGACTTCGGCGGCGACGAAGGCGACGGTGGCGAAGACGGTGAGCTTGGCGGTGAGCAGCCGTCCCCGGTGCGGCACGGCGAGGTAGGAGGTGCGGATCATGCCGGTGGAGTATTCGCTGCCGATCGCGAGCACGCCGAGGACGGCGATGGCGATCTGGCCGTAGATGATGCCGATGAGCTGCGTCGTCCGTCTCGGACGGCGAGCCGAGTGTCCGGTATGCCTCGGGGAGGACCCTGCCACCAGGGCGCACCCGGACCGCAGCGCTGGGCCGGCCGGGTCCGGTCGGCCGGAAGTCAGTCCTCCGTGCGGGCCGCCGGGACGGTCTGCGGCGTGGCCTTTGTGGCCTTTGTGGCTTTCGGGGCCTCTGGGGCCGACTCCGGCGGCGGGGCCGTGCTGTTGCGGACCACGAGGCTCGTCGCCAGCTCCAGCCTCGTCGCCGACGGCTCCTCCGTACGCAGTCGCAGCAGCATCTGCGCCGCCTCCTCCGCCATCTGCCGCAGCGGCTGGTGCACCGTGGTCAGCGCCGGGCTGGACCAGCGGGCGACCTGGACGTCGTCGTAACCGACCACGGAGAGGTCGTGCGGGACGCGCAGCCCGTTGACGCGCGCCGCCTCCAGGACGCCGAGCGCCTGGAGGTCGCTGCCCGCGAAGATGGCGGTGGGCCGCTGCGGACGCGGCAGCGCCAGCATCTCCGTCGCCCTGTCGAAGCCGCCCTCCACGTGGAAGTCGCCGAACCGGACGAGCTCGGGGCCGGTCGCCAGGCCTGCCATGCCCATCGCGGAGCGGTAGCCGTCGAGGCGGGCCAGGGAGCAGAGCATGTCCTCGGGGCCGGTGATGATGCCGATGCGCCGGTGGCCGAGCTCGATCAGATGGCGGGTGGCGGCCAGGCCGCCCGTCCAGTTGGCCGAGCCCACGGAGGGCACGTCGGGCTCGGGGTCGCCCGCGGGATCAATGATGACGAAAGGGATGGATCGCGCTTGGAGCTGCTGCTTGACCGACTGGG from Streptomyces formicae includes these protein-coding regions:
- a CDS encoding LacI family DNA-binding transcriptional regulator, with product MRDDEELGRITLAQVAKKAGVSISTVSKVLNGRQDVAPPTRIKVERLLETHAYRRTARSSREAPLIEIVFHELDSMWALELIRGVENVAKANQASVVLTESGTRHSPSPDWIEGVLQRRPIGVVLVFSALPQSVKQQLQARSIPFVIIDPAGDPEPDVPSVGSANWTGGLAATRHLIELGHRRIGIITGPEDMLCSLARLDGYRSAMGMAGLATGPELVRFGDFHVEGGFDRATEMLALPRPQRPTAIFAGSDLQALGVLEAARVNGLRVPHDLSVVGYDDVQVARWSSPALTTVHQPLRQMAEEAAQMLLRLRTEEPSATRLELATSLVVRNSTAPPPESAPEAPKATKATKATPQTVPAARTED